The nucleotide sequence CATCTTGCGCCGTTCCTCCCCGGCCACCCGGTGACGAACGGCGAAGCTCCTGTCGGCCCGGTCTCGGCCGCGCCGTTCGGCTCGGCGTCGATCCTGACCATCTCCTACATCTACATCCTGATGATGGGCGGCGAAGGCCTGAAGCGTGCGACCGAGATCGCGATCCTCAACGCCAACTACATCGCCGCGCGCCTCGATGCGCACTTCCCGGTGCTCTACAAGAACGCCAAGGGCCGCGTCGCGCATGAGTGCATCGTCGACCCGCGTCCGCTGAAGACAAGCTCCGGCGTCACTGTCGACGACATCGCAAAACGCCTGATCGATTACGGCTTCCACGCACCCACCATGAGCTTCCCGGTGCCGGGCACGCTGATGATCGAGCCGACCGAATCGGAATCGAAGGCGGAGCTGGATCGGTTCTGCGACGCCATGATCGCGATCCGCAAGGAGATCGCAGAGGTCGAGGCCGGCCGCTTCAAGATCGAGGCTTCGCCGCTGCGCCACGCTCCGCACACCGTGCACGACATCGCGGATGATGATTGGGCCCGCGCCTACCCCCGCAGCGAAGGCTGCTTCCCCGCGGGCACCTCGCGCACCGACAAATACTGGAGCCCGGTGGGCCGCGTCGACAACGTCTACGGCGACCGCAATTTGGTGTGCTCCTGCCCGCCGGTGAGCGATTACGCGGAAGCGGCGGAGTAAGGTCTCGTAGGGTGGGCAAAGCGGCTTGTCCGCCGTAGCTCGAAGAGCGAAGGCGGAAAGCGTGCCCACCACCTTTCTCCGCGTTGAAATGTCGTGGGCACGGCGCGTGCGCGCCTTTGCCCACCCTACAGCACCGGCTCAAGGCGCAACCAACGATCGGCTTTCGCGATCCCACCGCCACAGTCGTTCGTTGGTGAGTTCAGTACCGCCCCACCAGCGTCTGATCGGGTTGTGGCGCCACATGTCGTCTTCGCGCGCCAGAAGTGAACGCCCGAGTTCAGTCAGCGTGACCTTCCACTCGCTCCTGCCGAAGTAGCGATCCTCGTTGTTGAACGCCGGATCACCCAACAGGACCGGCGGCGCCGAATAGTCCGCCAGTTCGAGCAAGGCATCGCGCGCGTCGTTTTGATCGAACACGTCGCGAAGCCACCTCGCTTCCTCGACGATCCTCGGGTCGGTGTGCCCGTCGTTCACAGAATCCAGCAGATCCATTTCGCTGGCACCGAGTCCCGTCACGCTGTCCGGAAGCTCCTCGAGCACAGCGATCAAGGCGGATCGAAGTCTCGGCAGGATCGTCAGGTCCGTCATCAGCAGATCGAAACAGGATTGCGGTGTTTCAGCCCGATAGGCTCGCCAGGCGCGGCTTGCCATCACCAGATGGTTCTCCGTCACCTTGAAGGCCGGCAGCTTCCATTTTTTCACGGACTCCGGAGCATAGTTCGCAACAGTGTCATCCGCATGCACCAGGCTCAGCTTTGTCGTGATCTCCCTGTAAGGGCGAAGCAGGTCGAGCAACCAGACCAGCACGAGCTGATCATTGGGCCGAGGGTCGACCCATATTTCAATTGAGTCGAACTTGGCGCACAGCTCGAAGAAACCGGTATCCCACGTGCCGAAACCGTTGAGCGAGCCGCGACAAACGTCATCGAGCCAATGATCGCCGGGATTGCAGTGCTTTGCCGATCTGCGCTCCAGCCCCATCAAGAGTTGCTCCTCGGAAGGCAATTTCCGCCAGATGAAGCGTGGATAGAATCCAAGCACGACGTTCGCGACCCGCGACTGGCGAAGCGCGTTTTCCGCGAGATCGTTCGTGGCTAAAATCAAATGGGACAAGGTCACCTCTCAATCGAAACCGATATGAAACCAGGAAGCGCTATCAGCAGCCCCCCGCATCAGGTCGGCGCAATCAACGAACGGGTCTTGGGATCCCATCGCCAGAGCCGCTCGTTGGTGAGGAGCGTGCCACCCCACCAGCGCCGAAGCGGATTGTAACGGCGGAAATCTTCGCGGCCTTCGAGAACTGCTCTTCCGAATTCGGTCAGCGACAGCCGGCTCCGGCGATAAGCGGCGTTGCGGCCGCGCGCATCGTGCGGGGCGAGCGTCGCGAGCTTCGGGTCGAGACCCGCGATCGCCGGCACGGGACCGGAGGCGAGCCCTTCGAGCAACGGGCCGAGCTCCCATTGGTCGAATACGCGCGTGTCGAGCAGCCCGCCCGGCTGAAACAGCTCCCGGGTACGGTTGTGCCCCTTTGCGATCAAGTCGAGAAGCTGCGTTTCCGTCGCACCCAGGCCCGTGATGGGTGACGGCAATTCTGCCAGCAACTGCTCCATCGCCGGCTTCAGGAAGGGCAGCTTGGGGAAATCCCTGCCGAGCAATCCGAAACAGAGCTCGGGCGTTGGTGCCCGGTAGGCCTCCCAGGCGATGCGGGCAGCCTCGAAGTCGCGCTCGGTGACGTCGAAGCCCCGCACGGTATGATCGCGAAGCCTGGCGCCGCCTGCTCCGAGCAAATCGAAATCGACGACTCGCAGCTTAAGACGCTCGGCCGCGTATGGTTCGGAGCGGAGATAGTCGAGTATCCAGATCAATAGCAATTGACTGTTCGGTTCGGAATCGAACCACAGCTCAATGAGATCGACGCCATAAGCGTTACAGAACCAGACCAATCCAAGATTCTTGTGTGCGAGGCCCGTCTGGGAGGACCGCCTCACGAGGTCGGACCACTGCACCTCCGGATCGCGTGGGTACTTGCGACCTTCGAGATATTGATCAAGATGATGCGACGTAGGCAACGGCCCGGAAACGAAGCGAAAGATGAGCGGGGCGACCATGTCGACGGGATTCGCGTGGATGAGGCCAACACCGGACGAACTCGTCAGGACTACGCGCTTCATGGCCCGGCACCCTACTCCCAAACGAGACACAATCGCCTCTCAGATCTTTCGTGTAGGCCGCAAAATAAGCCGAGAGCTTTTCCGCTGGCGGGAGCGGCCCCACGCAGATTGAAAATGGAACGGGATGATGATCTCGGCCAAACCCGATCGAGCAAGATCACTCCCGCCACCCCAGCCGGTCAAGATCAGACGCTTCATCGCGCCACCCGATCGCTACAAACAAAACGAAACGGGCACTGACGACGTCGGCAACTCAACGTCCTCAGCGCCCGCTCCTCGCGAAAAACTCTTCGCGTTAGTCTTACTCGTCCGCCGGCTCCTCGCCGTCGGCGTCGCGCTCGGGCGTGCCGGCGAGAATCTGCTCGGCGATCAGGCCGGAGTTCTGGCGGATCGAGGTCTCGATCTTGGCGGTGATGTCGGGGTTGGCCTTCAGGAACGCTTTCGAGTTCTCGCGGCCCTGGCCGAGGCGCTGGCTGTCATAGGAGAACCAGGCGCCGGACTTCTCGACGATGCCGGCCTTGACGCCGAGATCGAGGATCTCGCCCATCTTGGAGACGCCCTCGCCGTACATGATGTCGAACTCGACCTGCTTGAAGGGCGGCGCCAGCTTGTTCTTCACCACCTTGACGCGCGTGGTGTTGCCCACCACTTCGTCGCGCTCCTTGATCGCGCCGATGCGGCGGATGTCGAGGCGGACGGAGGCGTAGAACTTCAGCGCGTTGCCGCCGGTGGTGGTTTCCGGCGAGCCGTACATCACACCGATCTTCATGCGGATCTGGTTGATGAAGATCACCATGGTGTTGGACTTGTTGATCGAGGCCGTCAGCTTGCGCAGCGCCTGGCTCATCAGACGCGCCTGAAGGCCCGGCAGTGCATCGCCCATCTCGCCCTCGAGCTCGGCCTTCGGCACCAAGGCCGCGACCGAATCGACCACCAGCACGTCCACCGCGCCCGAGCGCACCAGCGTGTCGCAAATCTCCAGCGCCTGCTCGCCGGTGTCGGGCTGGGAGATCAGGAGCTCGTCGATATTGACGCCGAGCTTGCGGGCATAGACCGGGTCGAGCGCGTGCTCGGCGTCGATAAAGGCGCAGATCCCGCCCTTCTTCTGCGCTTCCGCAACCGTATGCAGCGCCAGCGTGGTCTTGCCCGAGGATTCCGGCCCGTAGATTTCCACGACGCGCCCCTTCGGCAGGCCGCCGATGCCGAGCGCGATGTCCAGCCCGAGCGACCCGGACGAGACCGCCTCGACATCCATCGAGCGGTCGTTCTTGCCGAGCTTCATCACCGAGCCCTTGCCGAACTGGCGCTCGATCTGGGAGAGCGCGGCAGCCAGAGCTTTACTCTTGTCCATGGAGGATCCTTCGACGATACGCAGGGCAGTGGTGGACATTGGGTCGTGCTCCTTATGGCGAGGATTCGCTAGAGGGACAAACGGTTGGCGGGGCGGCGCGGCGATAAAATCAATGTACCCCATTTGTTCTAGGTTCGCAATATGTTCTTTTGCGGATTTTGGCGCTGGCCTGTTTCCGACCTCAGCGGCCTAGTTTGAAAGTGGTAGTGGCCTAATTCGCGATTCTTCTTGAGCAACCCTGCCCTTAGTGAAACGTTAGGAACTATCACCGAACGGAACGTGGCTTTTATCGGTGATGAGAACGCCGGTTCGCGCTCCCGCCTTCCTCGAAAGGAAAGGAGCAGCGCCGTGCAAAAGCGACGCCGTTTCAGGCACCCCAAATCCCTTGAAGAACGTCTTGCGGATGAAGCCAAGGCTTTGCGTGAGGCAGCCAACGCCCTTCCGCCTGGCGTTGAGCGCGAGTGTATGTTGCTCAAAGCTCGACGCGATGAAACCGCATTGCACAT is from Bradyrhizobium xenonodulans and encodes:
- the recA gene encoding recombinase RecA — protein: MSTTALRIVEGSSMDKSKALAAALSQIERQFGKGSVMKLGKNDRSMDVEAVSSGSLGLDIALGIGGLPKGRVVEIYGPESSGKTTLALHTVAEAQKKGGICAFIDAEHALDPVYARKLGVNIDELLISQPDTGEQALEICDTLVRSGAVDVLVVDSVAALVPKAELEGEMGDALPGLQARLMSQALRKLTASINKSNTMVIFINQIRMKIGVMYGSPETTTGGNALKFYASVRLDIRRIGAIKERDEVVGNTTRVKVVKNKLAPPFKQVEFDIMYGEGVSKMGEILDLGVKAGIVEKSGAWFSYDSQRLGQGRENSKAFLKANPDITAKIETSIRQNSGLIAEQILAGTPERDADGEEPADE